The Branchiostoma lanceolatum isolate klBraLanc5 chromosome 7, klBraLanc5.hap2, whole genome shotgun sequence nucleotide sequence TGACTAAAACAAAACCGAACAGACCACAACCAGCTGACGTCGTGGTCTGGCCGGAGAGCACGAACGCAGTCAGCAAAGTTGCCACGATCTGTTATGACAACAACGTACCCATGATTCCCTTCGGTACGGGCACGGGACTGGAGTCAGGTGTCAGCGCGCCCAGGGTAGGACTCCTTCCTCCATGGGCCACACTGatgcaatttgttggttcttgcaCCTTAAAACATACCTCAAATACACATGAAAACAAGTCTGTTCCTTGGTTCGCACATATATTTTGGTTCAGGTTTTCCTTTCAGCCCCCTGTTCTAATCTTGCTCTCTTGCTGAGAACCAAGtaaatagattggtgtggccttggtcTCATgatttattcagtcatttatGGGCAGGGATGAaaatatatagtacatgtactctaaAAGTAATGTAGATATATGTAGGGCATCTGAAAGGTCTTTGTTAGACTCTGTGAGACACACCTAACACCTTAATTGATCCATCTACATCTCCATGTATTGATCATCTACATCTATCGATCCATCTACAtctctatgtacatgtatgtgtgtgtgtcagccATCAAGCTACAAgttgagagagagggagagagacaagCAGTGACAAAGACATGTCAGTGGTAGTTAGGTAACAGTTATTGAGTTAATCACTAATCACCGGCTTAGTCGTTCATGatttgttaccttcgcgacgaatggtttcgtcgagaaggttatgcgacggtgcttgtctgtgtgtctgttagtgaacagaataagtcgagaacgcctggatggtttgttgtcgtagttggtgtgtcggtgtgtatgtggcaaatctcaagatgattagattttgggcgaagtgttttgcataattaacgagaaaagtgtaaaaatgtgttcaattgtatgctttactatgcgttctggttgcgacggggatattgatacgggtagattgggggcaaagttggtcatgaggggtcatgaggggtcatgaggcaggcaggaaacgtcagttacatgtactgcagctgccagggacaaattggctatcagccagctgtagggcagatacaagagataggcttgcccatgcagtaatgctttaaagcactaaaacaagggctcagaaaaggattcaccttaattgcaagccccaaaaattcttatgcaccagaaagccacatctgtctactttagaatcatgcaaagaaaatagacagttgaccagctcgttctctcgtaacagctgacagacgaaaacaatcgtcaactttgacctactcccagcctggaagagtccactcggagcatgtgaaaccaaaccacaaagatatctccttacaccaattaaaagactgaaacatacaaattttgaccaaagttggatatacacggccttatatgagtaagaacagtcattaatgcagtgccacagcatgggaataccgagcatgtctgtgtgtctgttagtgaacacgataagtcgagaattcttggaaggattgtcttggtatttggtatgttggtaggtctcgatgaaacctgaaaatgattagattttgggccccctatcggcttgttacggtactgcagcggaacttcatgttatgatatctcgtgttgtggacatgctatggaactgatttttaagtggtagatagctcgttgggcagagagtaagtggtataggcttgggccccctagcaacttttttggaactgcaggggtaggttttgcttcagactttgaaagggaataactcaagaagggcttgatggaaggtcatgattttttgcatgtacatagcttgagcgatgatgtacatgattggatacttattatgcaaatcagtaactaatttgcataattaatgaggaaagtttatacattcatcaatttccatgataggactcgcaaacatgtgacatatgtaactgaggaagagagaaatattaatagatatcagctatgcaaatgagaacctcatttacataatcaatgagaaaataatataactcgagatgggcttgatggatggtcatgatttttggtatgtagatagcttatgtgatgctttgtatgattggatgataattatgcaaatcagattataattaatgaggcaattttaaaaacctgctgtgttccatgatatgactattcaaatatgtgacatttgtaactgaggaagagaggaatgtcaatagatagaaattatgcaaatgtaggcctaatttgcataattcatgagaaactactatcattccatactagtaaataacggcaatttcatacttgttgcatttagaagttgtgtgaatgtgaacaccattgaatcaaattatgctaataaggagcttatttgcattattgatgaaaaatgttagcataaccttctttgttaagctcataatcataacaaggaggtttggacaacttatgttatttgggtgaggaggatcaactggtatgatttttgattgatgaaaaacactcctaatacgtcagtcataaaggtcaaaatcatttcgcgaaggtatgaggtcgtagaactcttgttgtttatATTGTTATGActgctttttgttgttgtgcacTGCTTATATCAATCAATCTATATGCAGTGAAAGCCAATTAAGTGATAACCGTTGCTGCATAGTACATTATAAAGAGGGCAGTGTTCGTATGTTGTCAGTATATCAACATTCCCAGTATTGCAGGATTGTGCAAGTGAAGTTAGATATTAAGGAAAGAATCCCCTTGTCTTGTGCAGGGTGGTGTGTGTCTGAACCTGACTAAGATGGACCAGGTCTTAGATCTACACCCTGAGGACTTTGACGTGAGCGTGCAGCCTGGAGTGACGAGGAACGCGCTCAACTCCTACCTACGTGACACGGGCCTGTGGTTCCCTGTGGGTAGGTGGGTTAGGATGAGTAGGGTCATGTTTGGGTCATGGTGAGGGATGAGGTTATACTTAGGGTCAGGTTTAGATAGAAACTATTATCCTATATCATGATCACAAAGGAGCTGCCTTATTTCCACACTCTTACATCAGAGTTGGGGTCTTGTGATGATGAAGATATCAATAAATGTGTACAAAAGGTAGCTCCAACTGCCCTATTCACCCCCCTGAAACTGTTTTCTACcttaaggtacagactttccactcagattctgttttcatctgaCTTATTCTTTCAGTTCAGCATTATCTCTTTGAATCCGATAATCAACAGTATAATGTTGTGCTGTGacaactaggggtggataccggttcgctggacctgattcggacctttataacatccaagaaccgagtccaaaaaaactgaaagccaaaaacctgtgtccaaaaaaacctgaacaaagtacaaatatatttttctattttgtttgatgtaaaCCCCTgacaaaaaggcatttaaaataagtgcaacattcaaatatcaaacactggtgtATCTTGAAAGTGTTcgcaccaagaaacttttatagtcgtgcgtgtcagtaataattctctatgcttaatattggtctaatacaacaaaacattaactggacaggatcaggtctaggttcaggttcagacctgaacctaaatctctggacctaaacttcgagttggaccttattaagccgaactggtatccacccctactgacAACCCACCTGTGGCCTAacagtttattgtttgtttcctAACGGTACAGATCCGGGTGCCGACGCCTCGCTATGCGGCATGGCGGCGACCAGCGCATCCGGCACCAACGCCGTGCGGTACGGGACAATGCGGGAGAACGTGATGAACATGGAGGTCGTGCTGCCGGACGGAACGATCATCAACACAGCCGGCAAGGACAGGAGGACAAAGTAAGGCACTGTTTTTACTCTAGTGTGATATTTTGATGTTCTAAGACTGGTCACTTGGAAATTGTAAATAGATGTTAGGATTTGGGAAATCCAATGAGTTCTGAATGGTTGCAGAATTGTGACCTCACATTACACTGATGATAGAAGCCTATTACGGGTATTGCACAATATTGTCTGAAAAACATGTCATAGACAAACAAATTAACAGACAGAGCAACATCAATATCTCAGGCCGCTCTCAAAGAGACAAAAACTGTTCATACCTCTGCATCTGCAGGAAAACTGCAGCAGGCTACAACTTGACTAACATCTATGTGGGGTCAGAGGGCACGCTGGGTATCATCACCAAGACAACGCTCAGACTGTACGGGATACCGGAAACTGTGGGTGTCAGACAGTCTTTACTTGAGAACATCAATTTTGTCAAAGAAATGCTTTCTGTTTAATGTTGTTTCTATCTAACTATTCATTCTTCAGCTGTATTCCACCTGACTCAAGCACATGGCTCCTGTTTCACAGATCATGGCAGCTGTCTGCTCGTTCCCGTCAGTTCAAGCGGCCGTGGACACGACAGTCATGACTATGCAGAGTGGCATCCCCATCGCCAGAATAGGTGATGTCACAGTTAATGTCACATTCAGTCTTACGTTGCGAAAGATGCATAACcatgtaatttttttcctgCCAACGTTAGAATAGCTTGTCTGCTGTCTGTTTCTCGTTGGTAGAGGGCGCTGCATCAAGAATATGGATCCCTGTTACTTGGTTGTATGAAAAAAAACCTTCTGAATCAATATGATCCTATTAACCTGATGTAACTATTTCTGGAAATTCAAATCAAgttttcccccctccccccagagtTTCTAGACGATGTGATGATGGACGCCTGTAACAAGTTTGGTGGTTTGGACTACCCCGTGGCGCCCACCCTGTTCCTGGAGTTCCACGGTTCAGAGAAGAACGTGGCGGACCAGGCAGAAGCTGTGGGTAAGTGCAGAGatgttgcttttgtttgtttgtatgacacaactggtaaactgcctcaaAAACAGTTTTCGTATGTGAAGTACAACCTGGGTAAGACCAatagatttgatccactcacccACACTGGGGCATACCCCTTGCTACGtttttgatacatacatgtaaagtgGATTTTTTAAAATGCTGCTCTAATAAAACATGGGATCCCTCCATGAATAAGATGTATATATTTTATCTTGCCAGCTGAGATTGCCCAAATGAATGAGGGGTCAGACTTCCAGATGGCCTCTGACCCCGCCCAGAGGAAGAAGCTGTGGTCGGCACGACACAATGCCTGGTACGCCGGCCTGGCGCTCAAGCCAGGGTCAAAGGTAAGGGTCTCCTGTGTAAAATATTTGAAACAAGAGTGTTTACCAAGTCGTAGTACACAGACAAGATTTGAATTTAGTGTTGAGTCTGTAATTATTTGAACTCCATGTGTATTTCTCCAGGGCTGTGCCACAGATGTCTGTGTTCCCATCTCCAGACTCCCAGAGGTCATTGTGGAAACCAAGGAGGACATCAGCAAGTCATCCCTAATAGGTAATCATATATATTAAGTGTTTTATTCTGCTGAGGATATTTCAACACATGATTTCTGCCTTTTGCAGACCCACAAAACTGCTTGCATCACAGGGGGTGGGGTTGTGGGGTGGACATACCTCAATCACATCAACTTTCATAGGATTTGTAACAAGTTAGTCGTATGTTTAATGCGTTCCAGAAATGCTTTCAGGTGCTCCAAGAGATAATGAGGAAtcaaggtaacaacaaaaaatgacaagaaCTAATGAATTTCTGTCTCACGTTGACAGGACCGATAGTTGGCCATGTAGGTGATGGGAACTTCCATAGTCTCCTGATCATTGACCCGGACGACCCAGCTCAGATCGAGGAGGCACATGTGTTACATGAACGCATGGCGAGGTAGGCAGTCTGAATCATAcctttgtttgtgtatttgtattgcACAACTTGTGAACTGCCTAAAGGTGTAACCCACCAGTTTGGTGCAGTATGTACAAGCTGTTTTAGACCAGACCAATTGTTTTGATATATAACAGGTAACAGAAAATTTTCCAGCCCTAGATTTAGAATCTTGTTTCTTGACAGGCGAGCTCTAGCCGTTGGAGGGACATGTACCGGGGAGCACGGGATCGGTCTGGGGAAGCGCCATCTGCTACGAGAGGAGATGGGGGAGGGAACCTTCAACGTCATGAAGGCACTGAAACATGCGCTGGACCCTAAAAACATCATGAACCCAGAGAAAGTCATCCCTGTGTAACACAATAGAACTAGGCATCACCAgctcaatttgttggttcttgaatttgaaaaataatcaTGAACTGGAGCCTGAAGGGAAGTGACTCACATGGTTTTATGTGACTATTTTCAGATTTTCCTCCAAGCtgtctgttttcatattgacctTCCGTTTTACTTCGAAATGTCTGGATGAAGGAAACAGTGTGGCCTTAAGCACTATGTATATAACAATTTTGTGCTTcagaaaatgtttgcagtatTGTCTATCATCCACAAACAGGATTTGTTATGGAGTTATTTTTAGCTTTATCTTTCATTGATTTcaccaaaaaaattaaaatgtctGGCTAAGCTTTAAAAATAGTAGAAAGAAGGGTATGAAACGACCTGTTAGTCTGTTAGAGTAAGCCCTCTGGAGAGCTTTCAGCCACCGTTTTGTTTAATGCTTTTGACATGTATTTGCTTTGGTTGCAAGTGCTAACATGGTGTAGTGCATTGGATGTATCTTTTGAGGCAATAGAATTGCTTGCATTAATTAGTAACAGGCTGCCTGCAGAGTGCAATATTAATTTAGGAAGGTGATTATTCTAAGATTGCCGAAATGataaatatcaataaaatgGTAATTAGATATGCTATATTTATTGTTGCATTTGCATGTTGTAACTAAGTACCTATAATGGCATGTTAAGCTCAATATTAAATATGGTATTCGAGTTCATAACAGAACTTGAGTTGTTCTGGTAATGAGACATGTATGTACCTTGGTACATCTGTATGCTACAACTGAATGTAAACATAACTATATAGAGGACATTTGAAAACTCTCttctctacattttgtatgtaatatTCAACATAGACGAGTAAACTTTTGGCACAAATCACTCTTTTAGCAATTTCTGAAACCAGCATTCTTTAATAAcaatatatgtaaataaagaGTACAAAATTTGTACATGGTGTATTTTGTGGTGAAACCTTTTCTCTGCACACAAAAGTTGAAACTGCTACATGCACAGCACATAGATTTACCATTAAACTTTATCTAAAGGCCACTTTTGACTGGAGCACTGTTAAGACCATGTTAGATATTCCACTTATTTTTACTCTAAATGACGAataaagaaacacacaaactgTTTCATAATAAAATCAGCAATTTATTGGAAAAGAGACTCATTTGAGGATGACAAGAGGAAGACAGACCTGTACAGAAGTGTGTCGAAGGTCCATGCTGGGACAGCAAAGATTGGAGACAAACTTAATGTATATTGAAGATAGGCATTCCGGCATCCCAAccaaaagttgaaaaatacttCATATTCATAATTGATTAAGTTAAAAATAAATCACAGCAAGACAGTTAGTTATCTTTTGAGATGAAGCTAATAGCTGTAATTGTTTTGTGTGGCTTGGTTGGCTGCATGGGAATACCTATCAAAGAAACTCCATCCAAGATGAGCGACTGTCTCGCAGAAACCAAAGTGTGGACTACAGGGTTTTCTGATCAAACAAGGATGTTGGCAGTTTGGCAGCCTAACCTGCCTGAAACTGAATCAGACACCATCTGAAATAACATGACAAAGGATGGGATGATTTGATGGCATCATAAGTTGCCATTGCTGCAAATGACACAAAACAGAATAATgcagaatttcttgtttttctggcCTTTAAAAAATAGAACACCCTGCAAGGAAGGAAACTGAAAGCGAATAAGTTTAACATGTAATAATTCctttaaaaattcattttcttcAGGAAACAAGAATTTCAGTTGGAGTGACTTTTCCCATCTCAGAACGCCTGCACCTGTTCGTGATGGACCCTGTGAACACACCTTGGTGTGCAAAAGACAGCTGACAATGCTAGGATTGGACATTAATCTAGTGAAGCTTGGCATGTACAATTGTGCATTGAAAATACAGTATTCCTGTGGTACATGAATCACCTTACACAGGCAATATCTGACCAGGAGGGAAGGGCGATATCTGTATAAATACACACCTGATAAAAATAGTAGCAGCGATCgtacacaaacaacaaaatcacaggTATTCCCCTCCCAGACTAATATAACagtatttacatttacataaggATTTCTTTTTTAACTATATGTTAGTAAAATCATCCACTTGGAAAATTGCTAACTTAAATCTCTCCTTCCCTTTTACAGTTGTCAGGCTCTAGTCAGCTCGGATGACAttaaatttacatgtatttgtacaaaGCAGATTGCAAATCAGCCAAAGGCTCTTCACACACCCATAGAGCAAGTGGGAGACTTCTAATGCATTCGTAATTAAAGCTGAAATAATATGATCCTCAGATTTCATACACGCAGAGATCTTGCTATTTGCAAATGAAGGCAATTGGTGTGTGGAAAAATTGACTGTCTTATACCGGTAAGACCCCTTTACAGTTTGGTTTTGAAGGAAGTTGCTGCTTTTCTTTTCACTCAACTGGGTATAAGCAAAGTAGTCTATATGAAGAACTTTCCACACTCTGGTTATGGGATTACCAATGGCCTGACAATGGAGTGTCTACAATGGGCACTGGCCAGTTATGAGTGCTTACACTACATATCTGTCCTGTTATGGGACCCACCACACTTTCGAACATGCCTGTTCAGAAAAGGAGATCTGACTTTCCTTCACACCAAAAAAATTGCAAGATTGACACAATTTCATCAAAATCACAATTCTCATCACTTCTCaggaaaacaaattaaagtggAATTGAGAATCTTAATCTTTCATTCACCAAGCAGgagaaaacatttttgatttatGTACATACCAGTCTGCTCATGGCTTTTGGTGGCTGATAACCAGCTACCAACTTTTTACATAGCGTACAAAATGGGTGTTGACAGAATGCAGGATTGCTATGCCCTCTGCTCTATGCCTCAGCGCCTTGTGCACATTTGTAACCTTCTCCTTGAGGCTTAacactgtaaccaatacaaattgggtgccaaaattCTACTTTAtcaaggagaaggttaaccctGGTCACTTCAAAAGTTTGTTAAGCCTATAATGATACCATGACATAACATGCTTAGATACAGAGGAGAGTAAACTcatcacatgaaaaaaaatgtgtacaGTAGATCTAAAAATCACATGCAGGATTTAAAACAAGGAACCATTGAAACGTGGTAGGCAGCTTACCAAGTTCAAAGTGACCAGGGTTAAATGGTATGATAGTTCCTAACAAAAGATCCGAtcagtcttgaaaaaaatttggTATGGGTTTGCTACTTTTACTACCTTATGACACAGAAGCCTAATCTTAAGCTTAACCAAGGATCAAACTTACCTTTTGCTTATCAATTATCCATTCTTTCTGTACTTGAATGAACTGTCGTCCTCTACTTGCACCTGCTGCGCAGGAAATTAACATGATTtgacaggtacaatgtactagtTTTGCACATATTTCCTTATTGAACATAACATCTGTTGATTCGGAAACAAAGAGTGCTCATCACACACTCCTAACACATTAATAAGATGGCATCTTGCAGCTAGATTTACATTTAAAAGCCTTCCCCAccccaaaagaaagaaaaaaaaatactcattTTAATTTTTGGGAATAAATGGCTATTCTCTATGATTTGGTATCATCAGCAGGCCTATTTCATGATACACAACATTCTGAAAATTTGGTGCTTTTTCAGAAATCATGCTTGATTTTGGATCAACCTAGAGCAGGTAAAAAGGGTTTAGAAGTGCCTAGGTGGGCCACACAGTGGGCCACGCAAGATAACCAAGGACTCCACATGGCCCAAGTGGCCCAGCTATAGTTGAACGGCAGGACAGCAGGGTGTGCGGTTTCCCTGGCCCGTCCCTACTCCTGTCCGAAGCCTTCCGTCTCCTCGATGGCGTAATTTAGCTTCTCCACCAGCTGCTCGTAGCTCTTGTACGGCGGCAAGTCCAGGCGGTTAAAACTACGCAAAACAAACGGACGGTTTGTTAGGTTacgttgttgtttttatggCACTAGTTTTCGTACTATCTGCAAACATGTTACCTTTAAACCGACCAGTCTATACTTGAGCATTTTTAAATAACAATCTAGCAAAAAGGTTAGAACTACATGGAAGCAAAATATAGATTACAAGGCTCTGCTCACCATGTGTGACTGCGTGGTAGCCAGGTTTCCTTTCCAACCTTCTCTATACAAAACCTCTGGGGCCCATTGCTCCCTGTAAGACATACATCAGATTCAGATAAATGAGCTGAACAAGTTATACAATGCATGTTTGATAGTAGTTGACACATTGAAAACATTATGCATATCTGGAGATGCAAGGTCAAGACTTAAACTGAGACATAAGGCCATGTGCATCAAGTGAACAGAAGGTAAAGTCTCAACAGATGTAAAGGCCCTGATTTCTGTTTGGCCCTTCCAACTTTGGTGAGTCCTATCCAGTAATCAAAGATGAACATTTGGTAATGCAGGAATGCTGAAGCCAGGACAGTATATGGTGGGAAGTAAACATACCCATCAACTCTGCAAATCCTCCTACAGGTAGCCTGCATGTGCCTGTCACAAACTGTAAAAGTCGGGCCCGTTTCTCGTTGTCCAGTTCCTTTACATACTGCAAGGGAGAAGTCACAACTGTGAGCTGGGAATAGATCTACAAGATCAACATAATCATGATAGTGATTTGACCTAATTTCCATCTTATTCATATCAGATATGGCAATTGTGTTTGTCAAGATGATGGGCTGTCACCATGACAACCATCACCGTGACAACAGTGAGAGGACCCACCCACCTGCCAGAACCACTGGACCTGCTTGCTGTTGCGTGCGTAGTGTCTGTAGATGGTGTTCCTCTGCCAGTCGTTAATGTCAAACTCCTGCATGCCACACAGCATCAACTGGGggtaggaaaaaaaacacatcaagttTAAATTTGTGTAATCTTTGAACACCCTGTTATAAACTGTACAAGAAACTTTACCAAACTTTTATCATGGACCTTTCAAGTTTTGTATGGATGTACATCAGCGCCCCCTACCTCAAGCTCCCTCTCGTCGAAGTACTGCAGCCACTGCAGCGGGACGACGTCGTTGAAGCCGTCCAGGAAGGCCTTTGTCTGTTCCTCCACACCGCGCTGGAACCTGCAAGGAACATCGTCCTCTCATGTTATCTACTGTCAACAACGTTTATAAGACAACTGTTTTATCATGTAGCTCATTATGCCTCATACCACTAATCAATGCTTAAGTGCTCAATTTGACCTGTGTTGAGTTAAGAAACGCCACACTGGAACCTGCAAGAAACACTGTCCTCTCCCGTACTCTACTTTCAA carries:
- the LOC136439370 gene encoding probable D-lactate dehydrogenase, mitochondrial isoform X1 translates to MNFLRLVGALYRPTGVISRTYCPGAPEPCRLSDSLVEALSTAVGLKNISTSYAVREQHGKDESYHEPQPADVVVWPESTNAVSKVATICYDNNVPMIPFGTGTGLESGVSAPRGGVCLNLTKMDQVLDLHPEDFDVSVQPGVTRNALNSYLRDTGLWFPVDPGADASLCGMAATSASGTNAVRYGTMRENVMNMEVVLPDGTIINTAGKDRRTKKTAAGYNLTNIYVGSEGTLGIITKTTLRLYGIPETIMAAVCSFPSVQAAVDTTVMTMQSGIPIARIEFLDDVMMDACNKFGGLDYPVAPTLFLEFHGSEKNVADQAEAVAEIAQMNEGSDFQMASDPAQRKKLWSARHNAWYAGLALKPGSKGCATDVCVPISRLPEVIVETKEDISKSSLIGPIVGHVGDGNFHSLLIIDPDDPAQIEEAHVLHERMARRALAVGGTCTGEHGIGLGKRHLLREEMGEGTFNVMKALKHALDPKNIMNPEKVIPV
- the LOC136439370 gene encoding probable D-lactate dehydrogenase, mitochondrial isoform X2 codes for the protein MNFLRLVGALYRPTGVISRTYCPGAPEPCRLSDSLVEALSTAVGLKNISTSYAVREQHGKDESYHEPQPADVVVWPESTNAVSKVATICYDNNVPMIPFGTGTGLESGVSAPRGGVCLNLTKMDQVLDLHPEDFDVSVQPGVTRNALNSYLRDTGLWFPVGRSGCRRLAMRHGGDQRIRHQRRAVRDNAGERDEHGGRAAGRNDHQHSRQGQEDKIMAAVCSFPSVQAAVDTTVMTMQSGIPIARIEFLDDVMMDACNKFGGLDYPVAPTLFLEFHGSEKNVADQAEAVAEIAQMNEGSDFQMASDPAQRKKLWSARHNAWYAGLALKPGSKGCATDVCVPISRLPEVIVETKEDISKSSLIGPIVGHVGDGNFHSLLIIDPDDPAQIEEAHVLHERMARRALAVGGTCTGEHGIGLGKRHLLREEMGEGTFNVMKALKHALDPKNIMNPEKVIPV